From one Lotus japonicus ecotype B-129 chromosome 3, LjGifu_v1.2 genomic stretch:
- the LOC130747758 gene encoding biotin synthase, mitochondrial isoform X1, whose translation MFLVRPIFRTHPKPSSLWVLHYSSSSPAAIQAERTIKQGPRNDWTRDEVKSIYDSPVLDLLFHGAQVHRHAHNFREVQQCTLLSVKTGGCSEDCSYCPQSSRYDTGLKAQRLLDKEAVIQAANKAKEAGSTRFCMGAAWRDTIGRKTNFNQILEYVKEIRGMGMEVCCTLGMIEKQQAVDLKKAGLTAYNHNLDTSREYYPNVITTRTYDERLQTLEFVRDAGINVCSGGIIGLGEAEEDRVGLLHTLSTLPTHPESVPINALIAVKGTPLQDQKPVEIWEMIRMIATARIVMPKAMVRLSAGRVRFSMPEQALCFLAGANSIFTGEKLLTTANNDFDADQLMFKVLGLLPKAPSFQDDETNEAEDIKEAASSS comes from the exons ATGTTTTTAGTGAGACCCATTTTCAGAACACACCCAAAACCCTCTTCCCTTTGGGTTCTGCATTACAGTTCTTCCTCACCAGCTGCAATTCAAGCTGAAAGGACCATCAAACAAGGCCCCCGAAACGATTGGACCCGCGACGAAGTCAAATCCATCTACGATTCTCCCGTTCTCGATCTTCTCTTCCATGGG GCTCAAGTTCACAGACATGCTCATAACTTCAGGGAAGTGCAGCAGTGTACTCTTCTCTCTGTCAAGACTGGTGGCTGCAGTGAGGATTGTTCCTACTGTCCTCAATCCTCCAGATATGATACAGGACTCAAAGCCCAACGCCTTCTCGACAAGGAGGCTGTTATCCAGGCTGCAAACAAg GCAAAAGAGGCTGGGAGCACTCGCTTTTGTATGGGCGCTGCATGGAGGGATACAATAGGAAGGAAGACGAACTTCAACCAGATCCTTGAATATGTAAAAGAAATTAG GGGTATGGGGATGGAGGTGTGTTGCACCCTGGGCATGATTGAGAAACAACAGGCTGTTGACCTCAAGAAGGCTGGTCTCACTGCCTATAATCACAATCTTGACACTTCAAGGGAATACTATCCGAATGTTATCACCACAAGAACTTATGATGAGCGCCTACAAACCTTGGAGTTTGTTCGTGATGCAGGGATTAATGTTTGTTCTG GCGGAATTATTGGTCTTGGTGAAGCGGAGGAAGACCGTGTAGGTTTGTTACATACATTGTCAACCCTTCCCACCCATCCAGAGAGTGTTCCTATTAATGCACTTATTGCTGTAAAGGGTACCCCTCTTCAGGATCAGAAG CCTGTTGAAATATGGGAGATGATTCGGATGATCGCCACAGCACGTATCGTGATGCCAAAAGCAATGGTCAGGTTATCAGCCGGCAGAGTCCGGTTCTCCATGCCGGAGCAGGCGTTGTGCTTTCTTGCTGGTGCAAATTCTATCTTCACCGGTGAAAAGCTTCTCACTACTGCTAACAATGACTTCGATGCTGATCAACTCATGTTCAAAGTTCTTGGGCTGCTGCCAAAAGCTCCAAGCTTTCAGGATGATGAAACTAATGAGGCAGAGGATATTAAAGAAGCTGCTTCTTCCAGTTGA
- the LOC130747758 gene encoding biotin synthase, mitochondrial isoform X2, with amino-acid sequence MRPIFRTHPKPSSLWVLHYSSSSPAAIQAERTIKQGPRNDWTRDEVKSIYDSPVLDLLFHGAQVHRHAHNFREVQQCTLLSVKTGGCSEDCSYCPQSSRYDTGLKAQRLLDKEAVIQAANKAKEAGSTRFCMGAAWRDTIGRKTNFNQILEYVKEIRGMGMEVCCTLGMIEKQQAVDLKKAGLTAYNHNLDTSREYYPNVITTRTYDERLQTLEFVRDAGINVCSGGIIGLGEAEEDRVGLLHTLSTLPTHPESVPINALIAVKGTPLQDQKPVEIWEMIRMIATARIVMPKAMVRLSAGRVRFSMPEQALCFLAGANSIFTGEKLLTTANNDFDADQLMFKVLGLLPKAPSFQDDETNEAEDIKEAASSS; translated from the exons A TGAGACCCATTTTCAGAACACACCCAAAACCCTCTTCCCTTTGGGTTCTGCATTACAGTTCTTCCTCACCAGCTGCAATTCAAGCTGAAAGGACCATCAAACAAGGCCCCCGAAACGATTGGACCCGCGACGAAGTCAAATCCATCTACGATTCTCCCGTTCTCGATCTTCTCTTCCATGGG GCTCAAGTTCACAGACATGCTCATAACTTCAGGGAAGTGCAGCAGTGTACTCTTCTCTCTGTCAAGACTGGTGGCTGCAGTGAGGATTGTTCCTACTGTCCTCAATCCTCCAGATATGATACAGGACTCAAAGCCCAACGCCTTCTCGACAAGGAGGCTGTTATCCAGGCTGCAAACAAg GCAAAAGAGGCTGGGAGCACTCGCTTTTGTATGGGCGCTGCATGGAGGGATACAATAGGAAGGAAGACGAACTTCAACCAGATCCTTGAATATGTAAAAGAAATTAG GGGTATGGGGATGGAGGTGTGTTGCACCCTGGGCATGATTGAGAAACAACAGGCTGTTGACCTCAAGAAGGCTGGTCTCACTGCCTATAATCACAATCTTGACACTTCAAGGGAATACTATCCGAATGTTATCACCACAAGAACTTATGATGAGCGCCTACAAACCTTGGAGTTTGTTCGTGATGCAGGGATTAATGTTTGTTCTG GCGGAATTATTGGTCTTGGTGAAGCGGAGGAAGACCGTGTAGGTTTGTTACATACATTGTCAACCCTTCCCACCCATCCAGAGAGTGTTCCTATTAATGCACTTATTGCTGTAAAGGGTACCCCTCTTCAGGATCAGAAG CCTGTTGAAATATGGGAGATGATTCGGATGATCGCCACAGCACGTATCGTGATGCCAAAAGCAATGGTCAGGTTATCAGCCGGCAGAGTCCGGTTCTCCATGCCGGAGCAGGCGTTGTGCTTTCTTGCTGGTGCAAATTCTATCTTCACCGGTGAAAAGCTTCTCACTACTGCTAACAATGACTTCGATGCTGATCAACTCATGTTCAAAGTTCTTGGGCTGCTGCCAAAAGCTCCAAGCTTTCAGGATGATGAAACTAATGAGGCAGAGGATATTAAAGAAGCTGCTTCTTCCAGTTGA